A genome region from Acidobacteriota bacterium includes the following:
- a CDS encoding hydrogenase expression protein HypE has translation MVDSSTTLERRSSNHSAIEELHVLWITAGLGCDGESIALTAATQPSLEELILGALPGIPKLKLHNPVLAYENSNDFLRPFHLAAIGQLSPFILVVEGSIPNEEINSEGYWAALGADQRTGQPITTCEWIDWLAPKAWAVVAVGTCAAYGGIHAMQGNPTGAMGLPDYLGWEWRSKSDIPVVCVPGCPTQPDNLTETLLYLLSQSAGRAPMIPLDEAGRPTWLFGKTVHESCDRGGYYEQADFAEQYGDSQCIVRLGCWGPVVQCNVGKRGAMNGVGGCPNVGGICIGCTMPGFPDKFMPFMNQPPGSLLSSHAVMTYGRAIRAIRQFTQHSLNAEPAWRRRGRELKSGYQSPNGKGQNS, from the coding sequence ATGGTGGACTCATCAACTACGCTGGAAAGACGATCTTCCAACCATTCGGCAATCGAGGAGCTTCATGTGCTCTGGATCACTGCCGGACTTGGTTGCGACGGGGAATCAATCGCCTTGACCGCCGCCACACAACCCAGTCTGGAAGAATTGATTCTCGGTGCACTCCCCGGCATTCCCAAACTGAAACTCCATAACCCTGTGCTGGCTTATGAAAACAGCAATGACTTTTTGAGACCGTTTCACCTGGCCGCAATAGGGCAACTCTCTCCCTTCATCCTGGTTGTTGAAGGCTCGATTCCAAACGAAGAAATCAACTCCGAAGGCTATTGGGCGGCGCTCGGCGCGGATCAGCGCACGGGGCAACCCATCACCACCTGCGAATGGATTGATTGGCTGGCCCCCAAAGCGTGGGCGGTGGTGGCCGTGGGCACTTGCGCGGCTTACGGCGGAATTCACGCCATGCAGGGCAATCCGACTGGAGCCATGGGTTTGCCGGATTATCTGGGTTGGGAGTGGCGATCAAAATCGGATATCCCCGTCGTCTGTGTGCCGGGCTGTCCAACGCAACCCGATAACCTGACGGAAACATTGTTGTACCTGCTTTCTCAATCTGCTGGGCGCGCGCCAATGATTCCTTTGGATGAAGCCGGACGCCCGACCTGGTTGTTTGGAAAAACGGTGCACGAAAGTTGCGACCGCGGCGGATATTACGAACAGGCGGATTTTGCCGAACAGTACGGCGATTCTCAGTGCATTGTGCGATTGGGATGTTGGGGGCCGGTGGTGCAATGCAATGTCGGCAAACGCGGCGCGATGAACGGAGTGGGCGGTTGTCCCAACGTCGGCGGCATCTGCATCGGCTGCACCATGCCGGGTTTTCCAGACAAGTTTATGCCCTTTATGAACCAGCCTCCGGGATCGCTGCTGTCTTCGCATGCGGTGATGACCTATGGCCGAGCCATTCGCGCCATTCGGCAATTCACGCAACATTCACTCAATGCCGAACCGGCCTGGCGTCGTCGTGGGCGTGAACTGAAATCCGGCTATCAATCACCCAATGGAAAGGGTCAAAACTCATGA
- a CDS encoding response regulator, translating into MNPGVMEAEGVLQNLAGVFFPGGLPSALDWATKSNAPDDIPAVDTRYRILVEQIPAIVFLAFLGQGSSEAYISPQVETLLGYTQEEWLRDPVRWYQHIHPEDRKRWSVEGAEMFLTGKPLKSVYRVLARDGHVVWFHCEVRMVRREDGRPWFIHGVAFDITELKTAEAELKQAHDELEMRVEERTSELQLANIELQREIAERKRIEQERTQLLAREREAREAAETASRLKDEFLASVSHELRTPLTAILGWAEMLRSGSLDAAVANRAVLNIQRNAKAQAHLINDLLDASRIVAGKLQLNSQPVELISVVESAVDAVRPSVEAKQLRLKMVLEPWVSPFSGDPDRLKQVVWNLLSNAIKFTSPEGVIEVKLERAGEKALITVTDNGQGISPEFLPHVFDRFRQADGSTKRIYGGLGLGLAIVKHLVELHGGAVNAFSHGLGRGAEFTIILPLGSAGAQPQFIGEMTTKEINAVQSLPSSLAGMRLLIVDDEMDAREVLGTMLRQSGAEVRAAASANEALGLLRWWRPDVLVSDIGMPDEDGYALLRRVRALSPEQGGLIPAIALTAYAGGQDRQRALESGFQAHLAKPVEPSTLVNTISRFINQRTEDDLDSILEL; encoded by the coding sequence TTGAATCCCGGTGTGATGGAAGCCGAAGGCGTCTTGCAAAATTTGGCGGGAGTCTTTTTCCCCGGCGGATTGCCGAGCGCTTTGGACTGGGCGACAAAATCAAATGCCCCCGATGACATTCCGGCGGTGGACACGCGCTACCGCATTCTGGTTGAACAAATTCCGGCCATCGTTTTTCTGGCCTTTTTAGGACAAGGCAGCAGCGAGGCGTACATCAGCCCGCAGGTGGAAACGCTGCTTGGCTACACACAGGAAGAATGGTTGAGAGACCCCGTTCGCTGGTACCAACACATTCATCCCGAAGATAGAAAACGTTGGAGCGTGGAAGGCGCAGAAATGTTTTTGACCGGAAAACCGCTGAAATCGGTTTACCGCGTTCTGGCGCGCGATGGCCACGTGGTTTGGTTTCATTGTGAAGTTCGCATGGTGCGGCGGGAAGACGGGCGCCCGTGGTTCATTCACGGCGTCGCGTTCGACATTACCGAATTGAAAACCGCCGAAGCCGAGTTAAAACAAGCGCATGACGAACTGGAAATGCGCGTGGAAGAACGAACTTCGGAATTGCAACTGGCCAACATTGAACTGCAAAGGGAGATTGCCGAGCGCAAACGGATCGAGCAGGAACGCACGCAGCTTCTCGCCCGCGAACGGGAAGCGCGTGAAGCCGCAGAAACTGCCAGCCGCTTGAAAGACGAATTTCTGGCCAGCGTTTCGCACGAATTGCGAACCCCGTTGACCGCGATTCTGGGTTGGGCGGAAATGTTGCGATCCGGTTCGCTCGACGCGGCAGTGGCCAATCGCGCCGTCCTGAACATTCAGCGCAACGCCAAGGCGCAGGCCCACCTGATCAACGATCTGCTGGATGCTTCGCGCATCGTTGCCGGAAAGCTCCAACTGAATTCTCAACCGGTCGAGTTAATCAGCGTAGTCGAATCAGCAGTGGATGCGGTTCGTCCATCGGTTGAAGCGAAACAGTTGCGATTGAAGATGGTGCTCGAACCCTGGGTCAGCCCCTTTTCCGGCGACCCGGATCGGTTGAAACAGGTCGTTTGGAACCTGCTCTCGAACGCGATCAAATTCACGTCTCCCGAAGGAGTCATCGAAGTGAAGCTGGAGCGCGCGGGAGAAAAAGCTTTGATTACGGTCACGGATAACGGCCAGGGAATCAGCCCGGAATTTTTGCCGCACGTGTTTGATCGCTTCCGGCAAGCCGACGGTTCCACTAAACGCATTTATGGTGGCTTGGGATTGGGGTTGGCGATTGTCAAACATTTGGTCGAGCTTCACGGCGGCGCAGTCAATGCGTTCAGCCATGGGCTTGGTCGCGGAGCTGAATTCACCATCATCCTGCCGCTGGGGTCTGCGGGTGCGCAGCCTCAATTCATCGGAGAAATGACAACAAAAGAAATCAACGCCGTGCAAAGCTTGCCATCGTCTTTGGCCGGAATGCGGTTGTTGATTGTGGATGATGAGATGGATGCCCGCGAAGTATTGGGAACCATGTTGCGGCAATCGGGCGCAGAGGTTCGCGCTGCGGCTTCCGCCAACGAAGCGCTGGGACTGTTGCGTTGGTGGCGGCCAGACGTTTTGGTTTCCGACATTGGCATGCCGGATGAAGATGGTTATGCACTGCTCAGGCGCGTGCGCGCGTTGTCTCCGGAGCAAGGCGGATTGATTCCCGCCATTGCGCTCACAGCGTATGCGGGCGGCCAGGATCGGCAACGCGCACTGGAATCCGGGTTTCAGGCGCATTTGGCCAAACCGGTCGAACCATCAACACTGGTGAACACCATTTCCCGCTTCATCAACCAGCGCACGGAAGATGATCTGGATTCAATTCTGGAGTTGTAG